Part of the Halodesulfurarchaeum formicicum genome is shown below.
CCGAGCCCCATGTTCGCCCAGACTCGCCAGAGCCGTCGGGGACCCGCCAGGCGGTCGAGCAGGTCACGGCCCCGTTTCGTGTGGACAGTCAGTATCGGACCTGTCACGCCGATAAACTCCGGGAACCAGTCTCGGGAACGAAGCAGAGAGAGCGCCAGCCAGTAGGCCAGCAGGCCGCCGAGGACCCAGGACCAGGGATTCATCATCGGGAGAGCCGTCCCGAAACGGGTTAGGCGTTCGGGTTGGGTGCCCACGCGAGATATTTGGGGCCGGGGTGAGAATCGACACGCGTGAACGGGCAGGATCTACTGCGGACGCTCCGAACGGGGTTCGTGAGCGGCGTGGTCGTCGTGGCCCCGCTCGTGGTCACCTGGCTCGTGCTGTCCGTCCTCTTTGGCTGGCTCGTCTCCGCGATCGATCCCCTGCTCGTACTCTGGCCCGGCGAGACCGGGTTCGTCGAGAACGCCGTGGCCCTGGTCTTGCTCGTGGGAGTCATCACCGGACTCGGAATCGCGTTTCGACGGGGGACCGGCGACGAACTAATCGTCCAGTTCGATCACGTCATGGAGCGGATTCCGATCGTCCGCACCATCTACTCGCCGACGCGTGAGGCCTCGACGGCCCTGCTGAAACACGGCGACCAGTTCGAGCGAGTCGTCCTCGTCGAGTGGCCACGGAAGGGTGTCTACACGCTCGGATTCGTGACCGACGAGACCCCGGATCGGCTCTCGACCCGGCTTCCGGAGTCGGAGTACGTGGACGTCTACATCCCGATGAGCCCGAACCCGATGGGCGGCTATCTCACCATCGTGGCCCGCTCGAAGGTCATCGCGACGGAACTCTCGGTCACCGAGGGACTCCGGATCGTCGTGACCACCGGGCTCTACGGGGACCGGGAGGCAGACCTCCCCTAGCGCTCCCGGCGCAACCGTGCCAGCACGAAGGGCTCGTCGAGTTTCCCGAGGAAGGTACCGAGTTTCGGCCCCTCGGGCTGGTCGAAGAAGAGTCGATACCCCGTGGCGAAAAAGTCCCCGACGTCGATGTCGTGTCGGCGAGCCGTCTCGTAGATCTCGCCCTGGATCTCCTCGGGGCTGGCCCCCGCCTCGATGAAGTCCGCGAGGTCGTCCAGGGCCGCCGCCGTCGGCTCGTCGATTTCCACGGTGGGCATCGAGGCCCGCTTGAGGTCGTAGTTGAAGGCGTTGTCAGTCCGACGGGCCCACTCCCGGGCTCGCTCGACGCGGTCGAGGGCCGCCTCGATCGCCCACTCGGGGGCGTCGTCGGGAATGTGGCCCTCCCGTCGCGCGATCTCCTCCCGAAGCGCCTCGTCCTCGGTCATGCCAAGGACCGCGGCAAAGGAGAAGGGAATCCGGATCCGCTCGGGGCGGATCGAGTCCACGAGGAAGGGATAGACCCGCTCGGCCCGCTTTCGTTCGTCCTCGCTTGCGTCCTCGATCTCGTCGAAGTAGATCGCCTCCAGGCGGTCGAACTCCGCGACCAGCTGGTCGGCATGTTCGATCGAGAAGTCCCTGGCCTTCCGGGGGTCCTTGCTGAAGAAGTACTTGACTACCGGCACTTCCAGAAACTCCAGGACCTCCGAGACGAGGATGACGTTGCCCGCCGAGGAGGAGAAGGGCGCGCCGTCGAGGGTGAACCACTCGTAGACCATCGGCACCGGGGGCTGGTGGTCGAAGATCGCCCGGGAGATCTCCGCGCCGCTGGGCCAGGACCCCTCGGCGTGGTCCTTGCCGAAGGGCTCGTGGTCCACCCCCAGCAGTTGCCACTGGGCCGGCCACTCGAACCGCCAGGGGAGTTTCCCGTTTCGGAGCGAGGTCGTGCCCTCGTGTCCACAGCCCTCGATGACCTGGTCGCCGGCCTCCATATCTGTACATCGGTACGAGACCGTACCCGCCTCCAGGTCGACGTCCGTCACCGTCTCGGTAATCTGACCGCAGTTCTCACAGATCGGGTTGAACGGGACATACTCCGCGTCGACTTTGTCCTGGTAGGCCGCGAGCAACTCACGAGCCTCGTCGGCCCGTTCGAGGACCGTTCGCGTGGCGGCCTCGAAGGCGCCGTCCTCGTACTGCTCGGTGTTCGAGATCATCTCCACCGGGATGTCGAGTGCCGCCGCCGACTGCTCCACGAGGCTCGCGAAGTGCGCGCCATAGGAGTCACAGCAGCCGAAGGGGTCGGGAATGTCGGTGTATGGCTTGCCCAGGTTCCGGCCGAGCGCCCCGGCATCGACGGCTCCCAGGTCGACGATCTCCCCGTCGAGAGCGGCCAGCTTCCGCGGAAGTTTGCGAAGCGGATCCCGGTCGTCGCTGGTGAAGACCTGCCGGACCGTATAGCCCCGTTCGCGGAGCACCTCGGCGACGAAGTAGCCCCGAACGATCTCGTTCATGTTGCCGAAGTGTGGGACCCCCGAGGGCGAGATGCCACCCTTGATGACGATGGGTTCGGTCGGCTCTCTGGCCTCGATCAGGTCCGCAACCGTATCGGCCCAGAAGACCCGCCGGGAGTCCACCGAGTCGAGGACATAGGGGTCTGTCTCGTCGGGCATGGGTGAGTGCTCGTCAGACATCACTGCCACTCGGGGAGCATCGTTTGCGCGCCGTCGGCCGTCACGTCGGTCCCGTCGTGGTCCCCGCGGAGCACTGCGTCGACGAGCCGATCGGGGTCGGTCCCGTCGAGCACGATGGTTCGCATCCCGGAGCGCTCGATTAGTTTGGCCGCCAGCAGGTCGACCGGGGCCGAACTCCCGGCGACGAGTTCGGTGTCGACGATCACGTCGATCAGTTCCTGGGGCGTCATGGCCTCGATGTGCCGGGCCGTCTCATCCTCGTCCGGGTCGGCGGTGAACACGCCCGGCACGCTCGTGGCATAGACCAGGAGGTCGGCCTCGACGTACTCCGCGAGCGCTGCGGAGACGGCGTCGGTCGTCTGACCGGGGGTGACCCCACCCAGCACGGGCACGTCGCCCCGCCGCATCGCTTCCAGGCCGCCCTGATAGCTCTCGATCGGGGCCGGCGCGGCAATATCGTCAAGCGCCGCGATGAGCAACCTGGCGTTGAGCCGGGTGACCCCGATCCCGATGTCGTCCAGCGCGATCTCGTTTTCCCCGAGGTTCCGGGCGGCCTCGATGTACTCGCGGGCGACCGACCCGCCACCCACGACCACGCCGAGGTCGATCCCGGTCGCGTCCAGTTGTTCGATGGCGTCAG
Proteins encoded:
- a CDS encoding DUF502 domain-containing protein, with the translated sequence MNGQDLLRTLRTGFVSGVVVVAPLVVTWLVLSVLFGWLVSAIDPLLVLWPGETGFVENAVALVLLVGVITGLGIAFRRGTGDELIVQFDHVMERIPIVRTIYSPTREASTALLKHGDQFERVVLVEWPRKGVYTLGFVTDETPDRLSTRLPESEYVDVYIPMSPNPMGGYLTIVARSKVIATELSVTEGLRIVVTTGLYGDREADLP
- the lysS gene encoding lysine--tRNA ligase, whose product is MSDEHSPMPDETDPYVLDSVDSRRVFWADTVADLIEAREPTEPIVIKGGISPSGVPHFGNMNEIVRGYFVAEVLRERGYTVRQVFTSDDRDPLRKLPRKLAALDGEIVDLGAVDAGALGRNLGKPYTDIPDPFGCCDSYGAHFASLVEQSAAALDIPVEMISNTEQYEDGAFEAATRTVLERADEARELLAAYQDKVDAEYVPFNPICENCGQITETVTDVDLEAGTVSYRCTDMEAGDQVIEGCGHEGTTSLRNGKLPWRFEWPAQWQLLGVDHEPFGKDHAEGSWPSGAEISRAIFDHQPPVPMVYEWFTLDGAPFSSSAGNVILVSEVLEFLEVPVVKYFFSKDPRKARDFSIEHADQLVAEFDRLEAIYFDEIEDASEDERKRAERVYPFLVDSIRPERIRIPFSFAAVLGMTEDEALREEIARREGHIPDDAPEWAIEAALDRVERAREWARRTDNAFNYDLKRASMPTVEIDEPTAAALDDLADFIEAGASPEEIQGEIYETARRHDIDVGDFFATGYRLFFDQPEGPKLGTFLGKLDEPFVLARLRRER
- the pyrH gene encoding UMP kinase, with amino-acid sequence MRVVVSIGGSVLAPDLEESVVQGHADAIEQLDATGIDLGVVVGGGSVAREYIEAARNLGENEIALDDIGIGVTRLNARLLIAALDDIAAPAPIESYQGGLEAMRRGDVPVLGGVTPGQTTDAVSAALAEYVEADLLVYATSVPGVFTADPDEDETARHIEAMTPQELIDVIVDTELVAGSSAPVDLLAAKLIERSGMRTIVLDGTDPDRLVDAVLRGDHDGTDVTADGAQTMLPEWQ